In Streptomyces rapamycinicus NRRL 5491, the genomic stretch CCCAGACCATCGCCCGCCAGCTCTACTTCTCCACCTACCAGGAGCTGCTGTACGAGCGGCTGGCGCGCGGCAGCGGCCCCTTCGCCCCGCTCGCCGCCAAGGCGGTCAAGGAGGTGGCCTACCACCGCGACCACGCCGAGCACTGGACCCTGCGGCTCGGCGACGGCACGGCGGAGAGCCATGAGCGGATGCGGCGCGGGCTGGACGCGCTCTGGCGGTTCACCGGTGAGCTCTTCGAACCGGTCGAGGGGTGCGAGGTGGAGTGGAGCACCCTGCACGACGCCTGGCTGACCCGGATCACCTCGGTCCTGGAGCGGGCCACCCTGACGGTGCCCGAGGGGCCGCGGCGCGGTGGCTGGGCGGCCGGCGCGGGGCGCCAGGGCATCCACAGCGAGCCGTTCGGCCGGATGCTCGCCGAGATGCAGCATCTGCACCGCAGTTACCCGGGGGCGACATGGTGACGCCCAGGCCCC encodes the following:
- the paaC gene encoding 1,2-phenylacetyl-CoA epoxidase subunit PaaC — encoded protein: MTAALALGDDALVLSHRLGEWAGQAPVLEEEVALANIALDLLGQARVLLSLAGDEDELAYLREERAFRNVQLVEQPNGDFAQTIARQLYFSTYQELLYERLARGSGPFAPLAAKAVKEVAYHRDHAEHWTLRLGDGTAESHERMRRGLDALWRFTGELFEPVEGCEVEWSTLHDAWLTRITSVLERATLTVPEGPRRGGWAAGAGRQGIHSEPFGRMLAEMQHLHRSYPGATW